From Phragmites australis chromosome 5, lpPhrAust1.1, whole genome shotgun sequence, a single genomic window includes:
- the LOC133917357 gene encoding protein RESPONSE TO LOW SULFUR 3-like, whose translation MAPAISIGIAMPASGGVRKTSVVVGAAEEAELLRRRNAELEREVAALRAELDAARRRAETAEEGEERLCAQLGEAEVEAVELARAYQGRVQELARELGAALRVPATS comes from the coding sequence ATGGCGCCGGCCATCTCCATCGGCATTGCCATGCCCGCTTCCGGCGGCGTCAGGAAGACGAGCGTCGTCGTCGGCGCGGCCGAGGAGGCGGAGCTCCTGCGGCGGCGGAACGCCGAGCTGGAGCGGGAGGTGGCGGCGCTGCGCGCGGAGCTGgacgcggcgcggcggcgcgcggAGACGGCCGAGGAGGGCGAGGAGCGGCTGTGCGCGCAGCTGGGCGAGGCCGAGGTGGAGGCCGTCGAGCTCGCGCGCGCCTACCAGGGCCGCGTCCAGGAGCTCGCCCGGGAGCTCGGCGCCGCGCTCAGAGTCCCGGCCACATCCTAG
- the LOC133917356 gene encoding protein RESPONSE TO LOW SULFUR 2-like, which yields MAQVISSIIAMPASSSGVKKRSAVDAAGEAELLRRRNAELERELAGLRGELDAARRRAETAEQGEEQLCVQLGEAEADAFELACAYQSHVEELARELAAASAGVPARS from the coding sequence ATGGCGCAGGTGATATCCAGCATTATTGCGATGCCGGCCTCATCGAGCGGCGTGAAGAAGAGGAGCGCCGTCGACGCGGCGGGAGAGGCGGAGCTCCTGCGGCGGCGGAACGCCGAGCTGGAGCGGGAGTTGGCGGGGCTGCGTGGGGAGCTGgacgcggcgcggcggcgcgcggAGACGGCCGAGCAGGGCGAGGAGCAGCTGTGCGTGCAGCTGGGCGAGGCCGAGGCGGACGCCTTCGAGCTCGCGTGCGCCTACCAGAGCCACGTCGAGGAGCTCGCACGGGAGCTCGCCGCCGCAAGCGCCGGAGTTCCCGCCAGATCATAG